A window of the Chthonomonas sp. genome harbors these coding sequences:
- a CDS encoding HlyC/CorC family transporter, with the protein MGSSSNVAGGIASVALILANCYFVAAEYGLIGSRKGRLEPLAKKGSAAAKLVLGAMEQTQRYVAGIQVAITLCGLGIGSVAEPLISESFADALGQTVPRWVSVLLALLVATYVVVVIAELVPKYLAIRDPERVAMRCIRPLRLTVALLTPLAWLVERSGAVVLRPFGINVSELKDESLSRQELLLLVKSGANEGVYDEAHSRLVQKALMFDHLDAADIMIHRLDVKWVDVNISKEGLIEAMQANRHSRLVVCDGDIDNVVGILYLQDLIRSWGDPQWNLVDLLRKPDLIPENLNLNRVIQRMRDAKTQILMVADEYGGTSGLITLEDVVEEVFGELDDAPESDRPAIEAQGPYRLSIRADVRYDEILEFLQRDNDEVRTDAVAAIIAERLGKLPKLGDRVDDELGTFRVENMTRRRVTRVVLQLKSPAQK; encoded by the coding sequence ATGGGATCTAGTTCCAATGTTGCCGGTGGCATCGCCAGTGTCGCCCTCATTCTCGCCAATTGCTATTTTGTCGCCGCCGAGTATGGCTTAATCGGCTCGCGTAAGGGCCGCCTGGAACCCCTCGCCAAGAAGGGTAGCGCCGCCGCCAAGCTGGTGCTCGGCGCCATGGAACAGACTCAGCGCTACGTCGCGGGCATCCAAGTTGCCATCACGCTTTGCGGCCTCGGCATTGGTTCTGTGGCGGAACCCCTCATCAGCGAATCGTTCGCCGACGCGCTCGGCCAAACGGTCCCCCGCTGGGTGAGCGTTCTGCTGGCCCTGCTCGTCGCGACCTACGTCGTGGTGGTCATCGCCGAGTTGGTCCCCAAGTATCTGGCCATTCGCGATCCCGAGCGAGTTGCGATGCGCTGCATTCGGCCGCTGCGACTCACGGTTGCTTTGCTGACGCCGCTCGCGTGGCTCGTCGAGCGCTCCGGCGCGGTGGTGCTGCGCCCATTCGGTATCAATGTTTCGGAACTCAAAGACGAAAGCCTCAGCCGCCAAGAGCTATTGCTCCTGGTGAAAAGCGGCGCCAACGAGGGCGTGTACGACGAGGCGCACTCGCGCCTGGTCCAGAAGGCGCTGATGTTCGACCATCTCGACGCCGCCGACATCATGATCCACCGCCTGGATGTGAAGTGGGTGGATGTGAACATCAGCAAGGAAGGGCTGATTGAGGCGATGCAAGCAAACCGCCACAGCCGCCTGGTGGTGTGCGACGGCGACATTGATAACGTGGTGGGAATTCTGTATCTGCAGGACCTGATACGGTCGTGGGGCGATCCGCAGTGGAACCTCGTGGACCTGCTACGCAAACCCGACCTTATTCCCGAAAATCTCAACCTCAACCGCGTGATCCAGCGAATGCGCGATGCCAAAACCCAGATCCTGATGGTGGCGGACGAGTATGGCGGCACCAGCGGCCTGATCACCCTGGAGGACGTGGTGGAGGAAGTCTTTGGCGAACTCGACGACGCCCCGGAGAGCGATCGCCCCGCCATTGAAGCGCAAGGGCCGTATCGCCTGAGCATCCGCGCCGACGTCCGCTACGACGAGATTTTGGAGTTTCTCCAGCGCGACAACGACGAGGTGCGCACCGACGCGGTTGCGGCGATTATCGCCGAACGGCTGGGCAAGTTACCCAAATTGGGTGATCGGGTGGACGACGAACTGGGCACATTCCGCGTGGAGAACATGACGCGCCGACGCGTAACCCGCGTGGTGCTGCAGCTCAAGTCGCCAGCGCAGAAATAA